The Natrinema caseinilyticum genomic sequence GCGAAAATGGGGCAGCTCATCCAGGAGTTCGAGGACAAATACGAACAGGCCGACGACGGGGCGGCCACCATCGAGGGATAAAATAGAACAAATCTCCGCAATACAGTGCGGAGGCGGCCGTGAGATGGTGAGCTGTGATGGCCTGTTCGCGGGACCTCAGAGAAGCCCGACAACCCGGCTGAGGAACGGGATGGCCACCGTGATACCCACAGTGAGCATCGCGTCACGGCGAGAGAGGTCGTGTAGCTGTTCCATCGCAGCCGTCCAGATGGCACTACTCCACAGTAACAGGGCCAGTCCCAGGATACCGGAGACGAGGAAGACCGGATCGTTTTGCAACTCCTGGAAGGAGTCCTGTGCGGCTTGCGACGATTCGGGAAGTGACGCTCCAGAGAACACGTAGTATGCGGCAACCGCCCCGACGATCTTCTCGACGAGCAGCGGAACGAATCCCCACCCGGTGAACGAGACGGTGTGCTTGAGTGAGCCGGTTCCATCGAAAGCGAAGCGCGCGATGAGATAAAATACGACGCTGTACAGAATCCACGCGATCAATACGATACCGAACGCGGCGGCGATTCCGAAGAACGCCGAGACCGCACCGACCGTTTCGGCAGTTGACTCGTTAATTTCTCCGCCTTGCGCCTGGGCGGAATCGGACACGAATTGGGCCGTCAGTTCGGCCCCCGGTATCGCACCAACTCCTGCAACGACGGCAGTTAGGATGACGATAAGAAGCGGGACGAGGATCCCTGGCTTACTGACACGTCGACGGAAAAACTCGTTCGGGTCGGAGAGTATTCCTAACATCGGTTAAAAATTCTCCCGAGTTAACATTAATATTCCGTTCGAAGATTCAGACGGAAGTAAATTCATTCGAAGAATACAGACAGTGCTATTGAACTTTCCCCCCGGCGTTGTTTCAGTCGGTCCAATCGTCCTCGAGAAACGAGCGTCACATCGACGACGGCGAAAGCCGTCGGGAAGCAAACTGTTCGGATATCCGGGAGAGACGGTACGTTCTCGAGACCGCAATTCGAGGGGCCCGTAGAGCGCGTCGAGCGTATCGAGGCACCCGGGAACGCTCCTTCGCACGCGACAGTTTCGTTCGAGTGACCATCGGGTCAGATGAATTGTCAACCCGATACTGGCCAGCAACTATGCCGCTCGTCGTGGGAGGTACGAGGGGACAACATGCCAGTCGAAAACCTCGCCCGAAGTGACGTGATTTCGGCCACGACCGACGAACCGATTCACGAACTCGCGTCGACGATGGACGACGAATCCGTCGGCAGCGTCGTCATCACCGATGACGGGATGCCTGTTGGCATCGTCACCGATCGGGACCTGATGAAACACGTGCTCGCTGAGCGAACCGATCCCGACGACGTCGTCGCGGGAGACGTGATGACGGAAGATCTGTGTACGATCGAACACGACGCCGGCTTCTACCAGGCGACGGAGTTGATGAGCGAACACGGGGTCAGAAGACTCCCCGTCACCGGTTCTGA encodes the following:
- a CDS encoding YIP1 family protein yields the protein MLGILSDPNEFFRRRVSKPGILVPLLIVILTAVVAGVGAIPGAELTAQFVSDSAQAQGGEINESTAETVGAVSAFFGIAAAFGIVLIAWILYSVVFYLIARFAFDGTGSLKHTVSFTGWGFVPLLVEKIVGAVAAYYVFSGASLPESSQAAQDSFQELQNDPVFLVSGILGLALLLWSSAIWTAAMEQLHDLSRRDAMLTVGITVAIPFLSRVVGLL
- a CDS encoding CBS domain-containing protein; its protein translation is MPVENLARSDVISATTDEPIHELASTMDDESVGSVVITDDGMPVGIVTDRDLMKHVLAERTDPDDVVAGDVMTEDLCTIEHDAGFYQATELMSEHGVRRLPVTGSDGELAGIITIDDLNELLADEHQELAGIIRKQRPPY